In Lottiidibacillus patelloidae, the genomic window ACTCGGTGTTGCAAATGAGCCTATAGCAGCTATCGCAAAATATAATATGACTTCATTAGTTAATAGCCCTACTTCAACTGCAACTTGTCCGACCATTAATGCAGCGACTAATCCAAGGGCAGTCGCTAATGAAGATGGTGTATGTATGGCAGCCATCCTCAACATATCTAAACCTACCTCAATGATTAGGAATTGAACAAACAGAGGAATTTCACCCATATCATTTACACCGATATAAGATAATTCCTTCGGAAGTAAATCAGGATTTGTAGCAAATAAATACCATAATGGTAGTAAGAAGATCGATGCGAAGACTGCGAAAAAACGAACTAATCGCAAATATGCTCCAACTAACGGTTTCTGCCTATACTCTTCAGCATGTTGTAAGTGATGCCAAAAAGTTGTAGGCGTGATTAATACACTTGGTGAACCATCGACCATGATGATAACATGTCCTTCAAATAAATGGGCTGCAGCTGTATCCGGCCGTTCTGTATACCTGACAACAGGGTATGGATTCCAGTGGCGACCACTTATAAATTCTTCGATTGTCTTTTCAGCCATTGGTATACCATCAGTATCGATCATTGCCAATGATTCTTTAATTTCTTTCACTAAATCAGGGTCTGCAATATCTTCAATATAAGATACACAAATATCCGTCTTTGACCTTCGACCTACCTGCATATATTCCATCCGTAGAGATGGATCTCTAACTCGTCTTCTCGTTAAAGCAGTATTAAAAACAATCGTTTCTACATAACCGTCCCTTGCACCACGCACTACTCTCTCAATATCTGGTTCTTGAGGTCCACGAACTGGGTATGTTCTTGCATCGATGAGTATTGCATAACTAAGACCATCTACTAATAAAACTGTTGGCCCAGCAAGCACACCATTTACAATGACATCTAAATCTTCCGTCTTTTCAAGTTCTACATAAGGAAGATATGTTTTTAATAATTTTTCTAGTGGTTCAGGCTCTAATTGCTCAGGACTTAAATCTGCTAAGAGCTTCATTAAATAATGTAATATATCATCTTTCGCAAATCCATCTATGAGAAACATCGCCATTTTTTTATTGGCGTATTCCAAATCTAAATGAATGACATCGAAACTTTTTTCAACACCTAATTTTTCTTTTAAATAGGATATATTTTTATCAATATCACTCGAAACCCGGTGTTGAATATTATTTTCTTCCATCGTTGTCATCCCTCCTTATCATCTCCCATTTTCGTCATTAATTTGGTAAAACATACCTATTACCATTAGAATTCTTACTTTTAAACATAGCATCACTTGAAATAATTGCTTAAATAAAAAAACCTACCGAAATCGGCAGGCTTAGAGTGACTAAATCATCTCAGACATTACATACTTATTAAGAAGTTTATATGTTTCATGAAGGGAATCAGTGTGTGTACGCTCATATGCATGTGATGCATCAATTCCTGGACCAATTAAACCGTGGACAATATCATGCCCCGCTCTAATTGCCGCAGTTGCATCTGAACCATAATAAGGGTAAATATCAACTTTATATTTTATTTCATTTTCTTCTGCTAATTGCACAAGATGTTGACGTAGTTTCTTGTGATACGGTCCACCAGAATCTTTAGCGCAAATTGATACTGTAAATTCATCTGTCGCTTGCCCATCACCAATTGCACCCATATCGACAGCTAAATATTCCACCGTTTGTTCAGGGATATTTGAGTTCCCGCCGTAACCAATCTCTTCATTGTTTGAAATTAAGAAATGAGTTGTATAAGGAAGCTTTGTACTTGATGTTTGGATATCTTTAATGAGTTGTAATAAAATAGCGACACTCGCTTTGTCATCTAGATGTCTTGATTTAATAAATCCAGTATCCGTAACTTCTACTCTCGGGTCAAAAGAAACGAAATCGCCAACTGCGATACCTAGATCTTCTACATCTTTTTTCCTGTGAACTTTCGCATCTATTCTTACCTCCATATTGTTTTCATCTCGTTTTGCTTCTCCAGCATTTTTGTAAACGTGAACGGACGTTTGATGCATTAGGATTGTTCCAGTAAATGTCTTTCCACTACTCGTTTCAATGGTACAATATTCACCTTCAATTGCATTCCATCTAAACCCACCAATTAAAGATAGTTTTAGACGTCCATCAGGTTTTATATCTTTAACCATCGCGCCAAGTGTGTCAACATGAGCTGTTAACATGCGATGTTCATTTTCATTTTCTCCACGAATCGTCGCAATTAATCCACCTTTACGATTTCGCGTTAGCTGTAAGTCAAAATTACTTAATGAAGATTCCACATAGGAAATAATTTCTTCTGTATTTCCTGAAGGGCTTGGAATATTAACTAAATTTTTTATAGTTGTTACAATATCTTGAACTTCTTTACTCATAAAATTAGTCACTCCTAACGATTTCTATTAATATTTTTTAATGCTTGTTCATATCGTTAAATAGCAGGCTGTCCAAGGAGGTATTCCTTTTGAAAGCAACAAAGATAACAATACTATTACTATGTATCTTAACTTTATGTTACAGTACTTACTATTTTTTATCCAATGATAAAGTAGAAGTGGAAGAAAGTTTAATATTCTTTCCGATTGACCCTGATGTTCAGTTTATCGAGGCTACTTCAAACGTGTATCTGTTAGATCAGGAAGACGAAGATGAATATACAATTAAATTTTTATCACAGTCTCGTCTCGACCGCAAAGCTTATTTACGACAAGACTTATCATTCGTATTTGAAGATGGCATTCTTGCGGCAACTTTATCAAAGTGGAAAGAAAACGCATCGACAATTAAGCAAAAGAAAGAAATAAACGGTGAGGATAGTAGCTATTATGAAACCGTTACTTTTCACCATGCAGAAATCCATTATCCAGATGACATTATTAAAAGCAGTCAAATAATGAGCTATGATTTTTTGTATGTAATTGATTCACCTTTAAGCCCATTAGAAGCATTTAAAATTCCTGAAACGAATCTAGAGAGAGAATGGAAGTTCATTTTAGATAATACAAGGAAACAGCAATTACAATATGTTTGGGGTAAATTACTTGAAGCGTCCGCTTTAAACGCAAGTGATTATTACGCTATGCCACTAACTGCTCTAATTAATTATAATGACAAAACCCTGCCGAATTTAACAAAAAAACAATCTCAAAAAGCAATTGGTGGTCTGTGGGAAGGAATTTATAAAAATTATTTCCTAGGAATTAAAGAAGAGGATGGCTCTATTAGTTCCCCAATTGGGAGCAGCCTTCCTCTAATCCTACTTGATAAACAAAGCACACATTTTATTATATTATTTGAAACGAAGTCTGGTAAAAATGTAAAACTAATTCAAAAAATAGGTTAATGATTTGTCGCTTCTTTTAATTTATTATATAAGTTCTCATAGCTCTCTTCATCGGGATTTAATTGTAATGCTTTCTCAGCCGATGAAAGAGCTTTTTTATGCTCACTAACTTCTAAATATACAAGTGCTAAATTAAAATGTGCCTCATGAAATTTACTATTTAACTGTATTGTATTTTGTAAATGTTCGATTGCTTCTAAATATTTTCCTAATTGAATTTCCGTATATGATAAAAGAAACTGATATTCATCTAACTCTTGACCATGTTCATAATGGGAGATTAATAAATCATACGCTTCACTATATTGTTCTCCATCAATATATTGCTGTGATAACTGCATCACTGTGAGGGGATGCGGATTTTCAATATTATTGTTATAGCTCCAAAAAGTGAAGATGCTTGCAGCTAGCGTGATAGCAATACCATATACAAAGCGTTTACGAAGCCCTTGTTGACTAGGTAGTTGGACAATCGCAGCAGCGAGGAAACCTCCTATTAATCCACCAATATGTCCGCTATTATCAATCATTTCAACTGAAAAACCGAGTATTAAATTAATTGCTAAAATAAACAATAAGTTTTTTCCAATTGTTTTAAAAAATAATTCTTTTTTAATAAGGCCAAAGTATAATAAAGCTCCAAAACATCCAAAAATTGCTCCTGAAGCTCCTGCTGAAATTTGTGGGTTAAAAGCAAAACTAGCTAATGAACCAATAATTCCTGCAATGAAATAGATAAATAAAAAGCGAGTCGTACCATACATTTTTTCGACGAACATCCCTAAATAATATAACGCAATGGAATTCATGATTAAGTGAAAAAATCCAATGTGTAAAAACATTGGTGTAATAAAACGCCACCATTCACCTTCTAAAATTAAGAGATTGTTTTTTGCACCAAATAAAACTAGTGTTTCAATATTTGTACTTCCACCAAACTTTTCAAGCAATAAGTACATAATCACATTTATTGCTAATAGAATAAACGTAGCAATTGGCTTGCCATTATTAAAAATTGCATTAAATTCCTTTTCACGCCTTCGCTGATCAGCAAAAATCTTCGCTTTAAATGCTTCAAAATCATAAATGATTAAATGTAAATAACGTTTAATACCATCATTACTTTCCTCGTTCAAAAAACTTATTAGCGGTGTGTAACCTTCATAACTAGCTGACTCACTAAAGACGATATGCGAATGTTGTAAACCCTTTGACTTATTTTCATCAACAGAATCATTATACTGTAGAACTGGGTCTTCTTTTGAAAAATAAACTGTTCTACATCTTATTTTCCTCTTACTTGCACCACGGCTAATTTCCTCTAAAACTAGTGAAAAGTTTTCTATATCCTTCCTAATATCATTTCCCCATATTAAGTCTTTTTGGCAGAGGCGGAGCAACTCTTGGCCATTTTCACTTTCTAACCACACTTCTTTTTCATCATGTGAAGTATAAGCAATACTATATTCTTTTTCTAATACATAATAAGCTATAACCTTCCAAAATAGCCTCTCATACCCGGTATTTTCAGTATTTCCTTGCACATTACCTCACCTCACTACACATCATTAAAAAAGGTATAAATATCTTGAAATGATTCTGCCACAAAGATTGGCTTATGATTTGTCGTGCTCTTTTCATTTCTACTATTTAAAAAAATAGCTTCCCAACCTGCTTCCATTGCCCCAACTATATCTTGATCCCATGAGTCACCGATATATAGATGCTTATTTTGCTTGTAATTCCATTTTAGTCTAACGAAATCAAAAATATGTTTACTAGGTTTCTCTGATCCAACACCTTCAGAAATGATGATGTGCTCTGTCGGGAAAAATTGTAACAATTCCAAGTGTATTAATTTATTTAATTGAATTCTTTGTTTCCCATTTGTAATAATTCCTATTATAATTCCTCGCTCTGTTAATCTCTTTAAGAGGGACTTTACACCCTTATAAGGCTTTGCAAATGTATGTACAATACTTTCATAATGTGAATGAAATTCATCTGCATCCTCTACTGTAAAAGGGTAAGCAAATTCAGCCATCGTTTTTATGTAACGCTTGTGTTGATATTTGCGCCTAGTTAAAATCCCTTCTTCATAATCAGCCCAATATTTGTCGCAGTTTACTTTAAAAATTTTAAACCATATTTTACTGGATACTGGGTTTGTAATCCCATATTTCTTTAATTTTTTAAGGGAAATTGTCTCATAACAATTAATGATAGCTGCTTGAAACGCATCTTCATGACTATATAATGTATTATCTAAGTCAAAGAATATTATGTTCCAATTTAGTTTAGTCATATTTTCTACACCTTTGGTTTCATATTATTATAAAAAGAAAAACTCGCCAAACGGCGAGAGGAGTAAGGTTGCATACTTTAGGAAGGTTTCCTAGTTAAGTCTGCGTGTATTACATGGCTCTAAATGCTTGATGGATAAATTTTTCACGAACACCTGGGATTCTCATTGTTAACGACACAATAATTTGTCTAATCCCCCTAATACTCATTAAAGCATTTAAAACTTTATAACGTTTTTGATATAAAAAATATCCACTAATTGCAACAATAAAAAGGCGAACTATCATACTCATCGAAATCCCTCCTTACTATTACTATTTGAGAGATCGACTCATTTTATCCATTAATGAAAATAATTTCCGAAAAGTTGTTTCGCTCTTTCTAAATCTTTTGTACCTTGAATTAACACACGCCCATCCGGAAAAATGACAAATTGTTCTTCATCATTTAAATGAACCCTCAATAAAAAAGGCGTTTTCTTTACCTTGAATTCTTTTCCGAACTGACTTTCTAAGGAGTTTAAATTTAATGTCTTGTTACTCGTAATTTGTATCGTATTCCGTCCACATAAAACCGTATAGTTGTCATCATCATTATTACTTTTTAATGCAGGATATTGTTTGATTACACATGTTGGACAATCTTTTTTTTGTTTTGTTAATGGTAATTCATAGGAATGGTTATTCCAGATATCAAGTGATACTATAGCCTTTCTACTATATGTTTCTTTATGTATTAAGTACTTCATTGCTTCAACAGCTTGATATGATGCAACAATATCAACAACCGGTGATATCACTCCGATTGTGTCACAAGTTTGGCCAACTTGATCCCCACTAGAAATATAACAACGTAAGCAGGGCGTCTTACCTGGAATAAATATTGCGGACATGCCTCGAGAACTTACAGCTCCACCATATACAAATGGAATACCTTTTTTAAAACAGGCATCATTTAATAAAAAGCGTGTCTCAAAATTATCAGTACCGTCTAATACTAAATCAACACCTCTAATATGCTCTTCAATATTGTCTGCATGAACATCTGTAACGATTCCAGAAACCTTTATATCCGAATTTATTCTTTTAAGTTTATGCTCCGCAGCCACTGCTTTTGGTGTGGCATTGATAGCATCTTCTTCTTCGAATAACATTTGACGTTGTAAGTTACTAAACTCTACATAGTCTCGGTCAACTATATTAATATTGCCTACCCCAGACCTAGCTAAATGGTTCGCAATTGCAGTGCCTAGAGCACCACAGCCAACGATAAGAACACTAGATTTCTGAAGCTTTTTTTGCCCCTCTTCTCCTATAGGCGAAAATAACATTTGCCTAGCATACCGCTCCATATTTCCCCTCCTACAACACTACTGCCATACCGCCTAGTAAACCTGCAAATAAAATTGATAGAAAATTCACTGTATCATTTGAGATCCAAATAAATCCATGAAGTAATTCCGTCTCTTTATGACAATGCATCTTCTTTTCTGTTTCAAGTCCACATACTTGACATTTAAATTTCCGCTGTAACAAAGCTCCCAGAATTGTATCAATTACACTTCCCATAAACCCAATAATCGTAAACAAGATAAGGTAAGGCATAGGTAAAGAAAATAACAGCATCGCCAATAGTGCTATCAAAAAAGCTCCTGCCAGAGATGCCAAAAGCCCTAATGAAGAAACTGCCCCCGAGGTCCCGGGGTCTGTTTCCTTACCGCTTAGCAGTAAGAATGGCTTCTTCTTACTTAGCACTCCTAATTCAGAAGCCCACGTATCGCTATTAGCAGCTGCAATACTCGCAATGAAAATTGCCAATAGGGAGTTGTCCTTAGTTAAATAATATAAAAACCCACAGACAGCCGCTAGACCACCGTTTGCTACTACTTGAACGAAATCCCTACCTGCACTTTTTTCAATTTTTTCTTCTACTTTTACTTTTTTTTCTTTCTTATATGAACTCCAGAAGCTAGAACTAATAAAGAAAGCTCCTAAAAGAAAAATTCCCTTATAGCCAAAACCTATTAAAACAGAAAATCCTACAAGAATTGTCCCGACAGCTCCCAGTCTTGTTAGCATCTGATAACGGTGACCAATGTACGCTGCAAGTATTAAAATAGGTATGAGATAATAATCAATAATCATTTATTATAGACCTTCTATCTGTTATTATTTTCTTCACTGGAATATCATAACGGTCATGAGGCAACCAACTTAAAAGTTGAAAATCAAAACTTAAAGAAATAGTATTGCCTGAAAAGTTTTCCAAATAGCGATCATAAAAGCCACCACCATACCCAATACGGTACCCGTCAATACTAAACAACAAACCTGGTACTATTAATAGGTTAATTTCCTCTTTAATCGCTGCATTTGTTTGATCTATAATAGGCTCAAATAATCCTAGTCTCGCTTGTATAATTTGATTGTAGCTAGTTATAAAGCGAAACTGCAATTGCTTTGTTTCCCATAAAGCTTGAGGAATCGTTACTTTTTTTCCTTCTTGCCAAGCCTTTTCAATGATATGCTTTGTATTTATTTCTCTTCCAACTGATATTGTAACTCCAATTGTATTTGCTTCTTTCCATTCTTCTGTTGTAAAAAGTTGTGAAGTAATTTTCTTCGAAGTGCTTTCATATGTAGAATCTGACATTTGTTCTAAACGTTTTTTTATTAATTTACGATATTTAGTTTTTATTTCCTTCACAAGTAACCTCCTAAAAAGCAACGTATAGGAAAATTAAAACCCACCAGGAGGCGAGAGATTTGTAGAGCAAAAGAAATGCATATAATCATGTGTTTTCTTAATAAAGCAAAGGTAGTAAATTCCAATAATATATAAATGTAAAAAAAACAGTAGGAAAGATCCCTACTGTTATTTTACTTCACGGTGTAACGTATGTTTTTTTAATCTTGGGCTATATTTTTTAAGCTCAAGACGCTCTGGGTTGTTACGCTTATTCTTTTTAGTGATATAAGTGCGGTCACCAGTTTCTGTACATGCTAAAGTAATGTTTACGCGCATTTATTTCGCCTCCATTCTTACTTGGATGTCATATAATAGTCAGATTAGAGCTTGTTTTATTTTAGATGTAATAAAAAATTTCTAATCACTTGGATGGACCTTTTAATAATACCAAAGAGATGGCATTTCTTCAAGTACATTATTGCTTATATTTTTTTGAATTAGCATATGATAAAATAATAATACCTAAAT contains:
- a CDS encoding 5-formyltetrahydrofolate cyclo-ligase: MKEIKTKYRKLIKKRLEQMSDSTYESTSKKITSQLFTTEEWKEANTIGVTISVGREINTKHIIEKAWQEGKKVTIPQALWETKQLQFRFITSYNQIIQARLGLFEPIIDQTNAAIKEEINLLIVPGLLFSIDGYRIGYGGGFYDRYLENFSGNTISLSFDFQLLSWLPHDRYDIPVKKIITDRRSIINDY
- a CDS encoding ThiF family adenylyltransferase translates to MERYARQMLFSPIGEEGQKKLQKSSVLIVGCGALGTAIANHLARSGVGNINIVDRDYVEFSNLQRQMLFEEEDAINATPKAVAAEHKLKRINSDIKVSGIVTDVHADNIEEHIRGVDLVLDGTDNFETRFLLNDACFKKGIPFVYGGAVSSRGMSAIFIPGKTPCLRCYISSGDQVGQTCDTIGVISPVVDIVASYQAVEAMKYLIHKETYSRKAIVSLDIWNNHSYELPLTKQKKDCPTCVIKQYPALKSNNDDDNYTVLCGRNTIQITSNKTLNLNSLESQFGKEFKVKKTPFLLRVHLNDEEQFVIFPDGRVLIQGTKDLERAKQLFGNYFH
- the rpmG gene encoding 50S ribosomal protein L33, which produces MRVNITLACTETGDRTYITKKNKRNNPERLELKKYSPRLKKHTLHREVK
- a CDS encoding spore germination protein codes for the protein MEENNIQHRVSSDIDKNISYLKEKLGVEKSFDVIHLDLEYANKKMAMFLIDGFAKDDILHYLMKLLADLSPEQLEPEPLEKLLKTYLPYVELEKTEDLDVIVNGVLAGPTVLLVDGLSYAILIDARTYPVRGPQEPDIERVVRGARDGYVETIVFNTALTRRRVRDPSLRMEYMQVGRRSKTDICVSYIEDIADPDLVKEIKESLAMIDTDGIPMAEKTIEEFISGRHWNPYPVVRYTERPDTAAAHLFEGHVIIMVDGSPSVLITPTTFWHHLQHAEEYRQKPLVGAYLRLVRFFAVFASIFLLPLWYLFATNPDLLPKELSYIGVNDMGEIPLFVQFLIIEVGLDMLRMAAIHTPSSLATALGLVAALMVGQVAVEVGLLTNEVILYFAIAAIGSFATPSYELSLANRLVRIGLLIMTAAFQVAGYVLGFLLLMLLLTRMKSFKTPYFWPFIPFSYRAMRDVLVRTPIPLKNRRPTVLHPKDPDR
- a CDS encoding HAD family hydrolase, with product MTKLNWNIIFFDLDNTLYSHEDAFQAAIINCYETISLKKLKKYGITNPVSSKIWFKIFKVNCDKYWADYEEGILTRRKYQHKRYIKTMAEFAYPFTVEDADEFHSHYESIVHTFAKPYKGVKSLLKRLTERGIIIGIITNGKQRIQLNKLIHLELLQFFPTEHIIISEGVGSEKPSKHIFDFVRLKWNYKQNKHLYIGDSWDQDIVGAMEAGWEAIFLNSRNEKSTTNHKPIFVAESFQDIYTFFNDV
- a CDS encoding rhomboid family intramembrane serine protease, with protein sequence MQGNTENTGYERLFWKVIAYYVLEKEYSIAYTSHDEKEVWLESENGQELLRLCQKDLIWGNDIRKDIENFSLVLEEISRGASKRKIRCRTVYFSKEDPVLQYNDSVDENKSKGLQHSHIVFSESASYEGYTPLISFLNEESNDGIKRYLHLIIYDFEAFKAKIFADQRRREKEFNAIFNNGKPIATFILLAINVIMYLLLEKFGGSTNIETLVLFGAKNNLLILEGEWWRFITPMFLHIGFFHLIMNSIALYYLGMFVEKMYGTTRFLFIYFIAGIIGSLASFAFNPQISAGASGAIFGCFGALLYFGLIKKELFFKTIGKNLLFILAINLILGFSVEMIDNSGHIGGLIGGFLAAAIVQLPSQQGLRKRFVYGIAITLAASIFTFWSYNNNIENPHPLTVMQLSQQYIDGEQYSEAYDLLISHYEHGQELDEYQFLLSYTEIQLGKYLEAIEHLQNTIQLNSKFHEAHFNLALVYLEVSEHKKALSSAEKALQLNPDEESYENLYNKLKEATNH
- a CDS encoding DUF92 domain-containing protein; translated protein: MIIDYYLIPILILAAYIGHRYQMLTRLGAVGTILVGFSVLIGFGYKGIFLLGAFFISSSFWSSYKKEKKVKVEEKIEKSAGRDFVQVVANGGLAAVCGFLYYLTKDNSLLAIFIASIAAANSDTWASELGVLSKKKPFLLLSGKETDPGTSGAVSSLGLLASLAGAFLIALLAMLLFSLPMPYLILFTIIGFMGSVIDTILGALLQRKFKCQVCGLETEKKMHCHKETELLHGFIWISNDTVNFLSILFAGLLGGMAVVL
- a CDS encoding M42 family metallopeptidase — translated: MSKEVQDIVTTIKNLVNIPSPSGNTEEIISYVESSLSNFDLQLTRNRKGGLIATIRGENENEHRMLTAHVDTLGAMVKDIKPDGRLKLSLIGGFRWNAIEGEYCTIETSSGKTFTGTILMHQTSVHVYKNAGEAKRDENNMEVRIDAKVHRKKDVEDLGIAVGDFVSFDPRVEVTDTGFIKSRHLDDKASVAILLQLIKDIQTSSTKLPYTTHFLISNNEEIGYGGNSNIPEQTVEYLAVDMGAIGDGQATDEFTVSICAKDSGGPYHKKLRQHLVQLAEENEIKYKVDIYPYYGSDATAAIRAGHDIVHGLIGPGIDASHAYERTHTDSLHETYKLLNKYVMSEMI